The Musa acuminata AAA Group cultivar baxijiao chromosome BXJ3-6, Cavendish_Baxijiao_AAA, whole genome shotgun sequence region ATATGCTTGTTTTCTGTCTGTCACCATTATGGTAAGAAATTTTTAGTTTCTCATTTAACATTTTCCAGGAATTTGGACATAAAGCAGCATTTTACCATGGGACCATGGACCCTCTTCAAAGATCATATGTGCAGAAGCAGTGGAGTAAAGATGAGATCAACATAATTTGTGCCACTGTGGCATTTGGAATGGGTATTTCTCACTTATATGTATCTGAATTTTGTCTGTAAATAAATTATTGCATTTATTGAAATATATTAATGATACATGAAAATTTTAGGTATCAACAAACCTGACGTTcgttttgttattcatcattctCTTCCAAAATCTATTGAAGGTTATCATCAGGTAACTCCTAATATGCCTCTGTTGAGCCAGAGCAGGTTAGGCTTTGACTGCAaaacatattttttctttttgactttttAGGAATGTGGACGTGCTGGTAGAGATGGTTTACGATCATCTTGTGTACTGTACTACAACTATAGTGATTATGTAAGTCAATATATGGATGTTTTTCAGCGTACCTCTCTATAACTTTAGGTATTGAGTAACATGAACCCCTTTTCTTTTCATCTTGGGAACAGATTCGTGTCAAGCACATGCTTACCCAAGGCATGATTGAGCAAAGTCCCTTGGCATCTGCATCAAGACGCAATTCGTTTGTCAGCAATGATAGAGTGTTTGAAACAAATATTGAGAACCTTTCACGCATGGTACATCAACTAAGTTGATGCTTTTCATTTTCAGCAATGGTTAGCACATATGTAGAATCTGATACTTTTACTTCTATTGCAGGTTAGCTATTGTGAGAATGAAACAGATTGCAGACGTTTACTACAACTGATTCATTTTGGTGAAAAGTTCAATCCAGACAACTGTAAAAGAACCTGTGATAATTGTTCAAAACTGTTGACTTGGGTTGAGAAGGATGTAACTGATATAGCAAAGCAAATGGTTAGTGTTGATCAATTTCTATGTCATAGTATACTGGCTTCATCTGGCAACTGACACATTTTACTTGCATTATATTTGTTCGTAGGTTGAATTAGTAATATCAACTGGAAAGCAGTATTCAACATCTCATGTTCTGGAAGTATACAGGGGTTCCCTGAGCCAAAATGTACACAAATTTGTGTGTGAAATCTTTCCTCTCTGATGGTAGTAAACTGGGCTTGAGCACTTATGTACTTTTTGCTGCAGGTTAAGAAACATAGGCATGACAATTTGGGCCTTCATGGAGCTGGAAAGCATCTGCCAAAAGGTGAAGCATCAAGAGTTATTCGTCATTTAGTTGTTGAAGATATACTTGTGGAAGATGTCAGGAAAAGTGATATTTATGGATCCATTTCTTCTGTTTTAaaggtatatatatatcagaGATATCTTTACCTTCTACTCTACAAGTGTTTTTTTCTTTGTGATTCTATTAACATGGCTTCCATTTGTTCCATGTGGTGTGCTCTCAGTTCGATCTTAAATTGAATATCAGTATCTATGCGAGACTGATTTTGATTCTGCAGGTAAACGAGTCTAAGGTGCAAAGACTTCTCTCTGGAAAACAAAGGATCATATTGAGGTTTCCACTTTTTCCTTGCTCTCTTCAACTagtcttgtttctttttcttgttcttagaCAACTATGACTGGAGGATTCGCCTAAAGAATTTGCAGGAGCCTTCCGTAAGATAAACAATTGTTGACTACACTTTTTTCTCTGCTCTAGGAACTTTAGTTGCTAAGTCCTCAGGGAGTTACAACAGGTGGACCATAATGATTTCATACTCGGTTATGGTATTACCTTGATATGGTATGGTTCTTTGGCTTTCCAGACTAAACTACTAGATCAACTAGGTAATGAGGGTATGACACGGAATACTCAAGACATTTTATCGGATCTATTCTCAAGGAGGAATATTTGGTTCATTTAAGACTGAGATATAAGTCTAACTTCTATCTGCATCTGATGATGATTTCTTCAGATGTATTAGCAGAACTAGTTTAGCATGTTGAATCTTAGAGGACTCTAGGTTGGACTGGATGTTGAACCATGGAATGTTTAATAAAAacttgttatgaaaaatattcttgTTGAAGGGTGGCAATTGACACATCATAAATACAATTGATCGCTATGTAAATGTAGTATGACAATTGGAACTTATCATAGATGTACCATGTCATCTAATGACGTAGCTATTAAAAATCCTGTGTGGTCCTGACCGATTGCCATTGAAGGCCCTTGTGATTTTGATCACTGGATGGTAGGTTTTTTACAATGCCAGGTGCAAGCAACTGATTGAGCAGGCAGAAAGGTTCATTTTTAATTTACTTAATCGACAATGTTAAATGTAGAACAGGATACTGTTTCTGAGACACTAGGAAATATATATCACTGGTGTAGAGTCATACAGTGTCAAGATTTCTGCAATGTGGAGGGCATACTGTCAGAAGTCATCTTCTTTGATTTCCCTGCTTCTTAGTTATTAGATCAAGTAGCTTTCTAGTTCAAGATTTATATTTCATAAGTTTTCCCTCTAATCTACTATCCATGGGAGATCATGTGAGTTTTGTGATATTGCCTTCGAAGCTATATATTCCCTATGTCACTCACCTATGCAAGTTGGCTTGTATTTATTCATGGTAATAATTTCTCATAATCCGCATAATACTATGATATTTTGAGGTAGAGTTTGTATGCATGCCTATgttagtgttcattgtgttctttATCCTATTACTGGCCGTCTGATTCCAGGTTAACCAAACTTTTTAAAATAATGACAAGGTAGAGGTTGTCTTTTGCTATGATTACAATCTGCAATTGCAGGTGCTATAATATTCAAAATACTATATCAGAATTTCAGATTAATGTTGAAATTTGATAACGTTGATGTCATAAACTTTTGCTGTTATGCAGGTTTCCTGCTCCTGCAAAGGCATCTAAAATGAACAAACCTGAAGGGACACCAGCAAAGGGTTCATTGCCAATGAACACAATGACATATGACATGGGCGCTCAATCAACAAATGAAATCGACCTGGTAAAATTCATATCCACTGTCTTAATGTGCCTATCATATAGCACCTCCTGGAGAACTATGTTCAAATATTATTCTATCTAATTGCAGAATCTTTCTGTCAAACTTTATGCTGCTTTACGTATGCTGCGAACAGCTCTTGTAAAAGAAGCTGGTGAGGGGGTCATGACATATCACATATTTGGGTAAACTCTGTTTTTCAAATTCTTCATCCCATATGCACAAATTAATGCACTTACCTTTAATTCCTTTTGTGCTGATGCTTGATGAATTCCCATTCCTACATCAGAAATGCCACATTGCAGCAGATTAGCAAGATAATACCAAGAACCAAAGAAGAACTTCTCGAGATCACTGGCATTGGAAAGTAAGAATTTGTTACATCTACACCATTAATCAAGTGCTAAATATGTTGACTAATTTGAGTGCTTAATCTAGGGCAAAGGTCCATAAGTACGGGGATCGTGTGTTGGAAACTATAGAAACTACAATCAGAGAGTACCGTAAAACGAGTAGGAatagcagcagtagcagcaatgATAATGCTGATGGAACAAAGAAGCGGAGGGGCTCAGCAGGCAGCGAACCAGGTgctaatgatgatgactttgccGAAAGCACCGTGCAGTCAAAAAAACGAGTAGCAAAACTAGTAAACAGCCAAAATGGTCCAGCAGACACCACAAGCATGTCAGCTTATAATGGTCGGTGTATAGATATCGATCTTGATGGTTATGAGATGGAGAGTGAGGATTCAGTTCCTCCTACGAGGCAGGGACCCCCTGGTCGAGTTCTGCCTCAATGGTTAACTCCAGCAAACCAAATCAACAGCCGCATAGGTGGCCTTTTTAAGGAATATGCATTCAAGAAATAGTTGGATAAGCGAGATGGTTGCCCTTTCTGGTTCCTCCTGGCGATTTGCTTCCAGTCTACAAGGTCATCCATTCTGTACATCACGTCCACTTTGCGGGCTGCTAACTTCAATTCTGCTGCTGGAAAATGTCTTTTGGGTGCAAGGTCGATTTTGATGTCTTGTTAAAAGTCTAGTTAGGGTGGGTGGGAGGTGCAAAGAGTTTGGAGGAAACGTGACCAAATTTTTGAAGCCATGTTAATAGTTATGCAAGGCACAAGTAGTGATGTATACTTAGCTGCGCGATGCAAGTGCAATTTTGATATACTTTTTTGAGAATTTGTAGGGCAATTGCGTTATTGTAAATTCCTGTCTACTACACCAAGCCAAGGATCAGATTGTCTTTATGGAATGGGAGGGTGCCCAAATTTCTGCTTTTCTGGCCAAATAATTCTTGATACTTAAGATGATTGAATTGGTGCCATTTTGGTTTCCCTTCGGATGATTGAACAGTCTATTTATGTTTCAGATATATCAATAATTTCTTAGATGACTTGTAGTCATGTAAGAAATTATAATGACTGACGCCCACTTTATTTGGTGAATGTGCTGTAGCAGTCGAAATGATAACCGAAGCAGATAGAAGAATGATGACTCAACCATCGTCAACACAAACGAAACATGATGACGGCGTGGTTGCTCAGTAATGCATGACGTAGACGTCGTATTCGACGATGGCGTTCCCGGTGCTCATGTCGAGCCTGTGGGTGCGGGCGACGGCGTAACCGCGGGCGAAGCGGAACAGCCCGCTGCCGCCCACCACCGGCATCTCCCGCACGGCGTGGAACGGCGCGTTGCGGCCGAGGACGGTGAGCACGCTGCCGTCGTACTTGCCGCCCACGAACACCAGGTTCATGGCCTGGAGGAAGCCCATCTCCTGGAGCCCGGCGGCCGCGTACAGCCCCTGCGCCCGCCCGACCGGCCTCGACGTGGGCTCCGGCCCCTCCGTGAGCAGGTCGTCCATGACCATGACCACCCCGAATGAGGTCGGCGGCTGCGCATTCGGTGGCCTGGCCACAGCCACCGCCGTCACGTTGCTTCCACTGACGACGTCGTGGAAGTAGAAGTGGAGGTGGCTCACCTTCTCCTTCAGCTTAGCGTGTACTCCTTTGGAGAAGCTGGTGGTCTCAATGCGGCCAcaggaggaggggaggaggaaggaCGAGAGGAGGACCATGAGAACCAGGAATGCCTTGCCCACAGCGTCCGCCATTTTGGTACCATGCCATGCTTGTATCGCATCCATACATATAACagagcaaagcaaagcaaagcaaagcgATCTCCCCCACGCCACCATGGAGTGGCTGCAGAAAGTGAAACGGCTCATGGAAGCATCATCATACCGCACAAATATTAAAGCGATTCAATCAAATCCCTggccataaaaataaataataaaaaaaaccaaaaaaaggCTTCTATTTCTGCATTTAACTTTACTTTGACTTGAAGAGTTCGACAACATCGTAGTAAGATAATAAATACTTTGCTTCATAATGCGTGTCGGTCATCAAGATTCTTTCCTCCTCCCAATCTAGCTTGGATTGGACGCCAAGTAGCGTGACACAATCCTACTCTCCTTTCTTCCTTGGGGTACAACATGATCTCCATCATTCTTTTGAGATCTTTAAACCAGCTCGAGTATACCGTGCAGAATGTGCCCCTCGTATGGCAGGAAACATGACAGATTACAAAACATGAGCTCAACGATGGAGTGTTGTATCACTTACACTCCATCGTTCATCCTCCTCCTTTCCAAGGCATCAACGAGCATCCTTTCCGCTGCATGAGGCACTGCATCTTCCACTAGAGATCCATGCAGATCACCATCAATGGTTCTACAGCTACAATCCCATCACCTTATTTTCTATCTTCCATCTCTTTCCTGTCCTCAGTGCCGCCATCGCTTCCTCACTCACTTTGATCCACAGTAGCCCTGCAGAGGCATCATCGCTCGTGGCGTTGCTTCTGTACACACCCAGTAGAATCTTGTAACAGGCAATGTCCGGTGGAATTCCCAGCCTCACCATCTTTCCCAAGAGAGTGTTGCATTCCCACACCCTCCCTGCCCTTCCCAATCCTCCGATGAGCATCGAGAATGTGATCACGTCCGGCGAGACCCCCTTCTCCATCATGCGACGGAAAGCCAAGATCCCATCTTGGACCATCTGACGGTGAGGGATGGCCGAAATGAGGGCATTGTAGGTACCGGCATCGGTGGCCGCCGCCCCGCCGCCCTTGCGCTCCATCTCCGCCACTACCCCCTCTGCCCTGCCCCACTGACCGGCCTTCGCACAACCGTGCACGAGCGTGTTCCATATCACCACGTCCGGCTCCCGCCCGTTTCGCTTCATCTGGTCCACCACCTCGAAAGCGGCATCCACCGCGTCGCTGCTGCCGGCGCGGCAGATGTCGCGGATCAACGATCCGTAGAAGAACACATCGGGGACGGACCCTCTCGTCGCCAGCAGATCCAGAAACTCGATCGCCGACCAGACGGCGCCGCGGTCGCAGTGGGCTCTGACGAGACCGGAGTAGTGCCGGGACTTCAGTGGAAACCCTAGATTAGCGCCGGAGAGGAGGAGAGACCCGGCGATATCGAGGTCATCAGAGCGAAGGAGATCTTGGATGAGGGCGGAGAAGAGCCGGTCGCTCAGCGGCGAGGGGCAGGAGCGGAGGAGCGCGTCAGGGGGTCGTCCAGCAGCGGAGTACGCGCGGAGGAGGGGGAGGACCAGGGCGGGACCGGGGCGGAGGCCGTCGCGGGGCATGCGGGCGAGTAGGAGCTCCACGGCGCGAAACCGGCGGCGGAGGGCGAGGGCGTATGTCAGGGCCTGGTAAGTGGGGAGGTCGTGGCGGAAGCCAGGCTGTCCGGCGGCGGCCAAATAGACGGAGAGGATCTGCCGAGGGGTGGCACCTGCGGCCTTGACGGCGCGGAGGACGGCGGCGTTGGACAGGAAATGTGAGGGCTTGTCGGCGGCGCCCGGAGAGCGTGGGTTCCGGCGGGACGAGGTAGGGAGCCACGGGAGATCGGTACGCGAGGGGGAGGCGGTGGGCGGGGGTCGGCGGAGGAGTTCGAACGATCGCATGGTGAGCGCTTGGAGACGGACCGCCGTTTGACTTGGACTGGCCGGCCCTCTAAATACTGCATAATGGGCCTTTATACGGCCCTCATTGGCCTAATTAGTAGACCCAACAATTTGATTTGGCCCACGGAAACTagaaaccatatatatatatatatatatatatatatatatatatatatatatatatatatatatatatatatatatatatatatatatatatatatatatatatatatatatataataataataataataataataacatattttaGTGCTGTATCGCCTATAATAACGCCAGCTGACAACACGGAGTCACAGCCGGGTCGTCTTCCCCACCACGAAGACTTCCGCCACCACTGCCTCTTCCCCATCAACCTCTGTCACCGCTTGTTATTATACGTACGAAAAGAAGCATCTCATGGGGGTGAGTCATGGAGGTGTGTCTTCACTGGGAGGCACGCACTGACATCTTCCATATGACTACCCCGCagctcgttctctctctctctctctctctcacacacacacatctcAGCTCATCCAGCTTGCGTGCTGAGTGGTACACCATCATCCAAGATCCAGATGCAAGACTGCAGTCTGCGCTACAGATAGCCTGATAATAATGACTCCTCTTTCTCCTACTCTGTCATCACCTGATCAACCAATCAACCCTAAGCCAAGTTGATGTTTTCTTTGTTGCATAGATCAGCAATCTACTGTTGACCTAAAGGTTGAGCAGCTTATGAACCCTAAGAAATTGGATGGATTTGTCAACCACCTAACTTGTAGGGTGATGCACACTACACATtatagtgacacttctccttgccTACACATGCACGTCCATCGTTCTCGCACTGTAGTGCTGTCAAACTGGCACTTCAAGCTTGGAGAATAGAGAATAAGATCCAACTACTACCGAAACAAAAGAGTCAAAAGCTACAGGGATGAATCTTAATATTGTATCATCTTCGTCAAGGAAACAGCACGAGAATGACAGTAATAATTGACAGACACATCTGGTTGTCTTCTTCGTTACTGTACGCTATCCCATGATAGTGTTGGGACCAGAACTCCTCCTTCCTTTGAGAGCTGAGATGCATTCATTTCGGTATGAAAACTTGCATGACCTACACTGAGGAATCATTTCGATATCAAAGAGCATGGCCAGATGCGTACGTTTTATTATGTCAAGAAAGCTTAATGACATGCTACAGGATCCATTTTTGGTCCTTCCAAATCAACACAGGAAGTCGactagaagaagaaaaggaatgcTAGAGTTATCGGCAAGTAGCTCATTTCTCTTCCCGTTTCCTTTTCCCTGATTCATTGAAGTTAGTCTGGGGAAGGAACTGTTAGGAACTTAGATCTGCAAACATGTACGTACTTGAAAAGCACAGTTTGACCTC contains the following coding sequences:
- the LOC135641351 gene encoding pentatricopeptide repeat-containing protein At5g39710-like, whose translation is MRSFELLRRPPPTASPSRTDLPWLPTSSRRNPRSPGAADKPSHFLSNAAVLRAVKAAGATPRQILSVYLAAAGQPGFRHDLPTYQALTYALALRRRFRAVELLLARMPRDGLRPGPALVLPLLRAYSAAGRPPDALLRSCPSPLSDRLFSALIQDLLRSDDLDIAGSLLLSGANLGFPLKSRHYSGLVRAHCDRGAVWSAIEFLDLLATRGSVPDVFFYGSLIRDICRAGSSDAVDAAFEVVDQMKRNGREPDVVIWNTLVHGCAKAGQWGRAEGVVAEMERKGGGAAATDAGTYNALISAIPHRQMVQDGILAFRRMMEKGVSPDVITFSMLIGGLGRAGRVWECNTLLGKMVRLGIPPDIACYKILLGVYRSNATSDDASAGLLWIKVSEEAMAALRTGKRWKIENKVMGL
- the LOC135640893 gene encoding dirigent protein 22-like, encoding MDAIQAWHGTKMADAVGKAFLVLMVLLSSFLLPSSCGRIETTSFSKGVHAKLKEKVSHLHFYFHDVVSGSNVTAVAVARPPNAQPPTSFGVVMVMDDLLTEGPEPTSRPVGRAQGLYAAAGLQEMGFLQAMNLVFVGGKYDGSVLTVLGRNAPFHAVREMPVVGGSGLFRFARGYAVARTHRLDMSTGNAIVEYDVYVMHY
- the LOC135640892 gene encoding ATP-dependent DNA helicase Q-like 4A isoform X2, with translation MEHYQVTATPEGFMCKQTPFTPVSSRSCTVIPDENMLPPELHESCIHGSKLALCPEAAIHLQEMKDQLIAVSNELLDNATELSPPDCENLRQKRLYLNKKIQLLEKYLCSLNLDEERQRSHSMASSTTARGFGPENPTNKYMIDPIRFNTQVHLRNETGNCMMWSSPAPSHYTDRFDAAPLEREVFAPKLQNINYVEGSGDIKWKSLDFPWTKKLEANNRKVFGNHSFRPNQREVINATMSGCDVFVLMPTGGGKSLTYQLPALISPGITLVVSPLVSLIQDQIMHLLQANIPATYLSASMEWVEQQEIFRELMSGSCIYKLLYVTPEKIAKSDVLLRHLDSLHSRGSLARIVIDEAHCVSQWGHDFRPDYQGLGILKQKFPKVPVLALTATATVSVKEDVVQALGLVNCIVFRQSFNRPNLWYCVIPKTKKCLEDIDKFIKENHFDDCGIIYCLSRMDCEKVAEKLQEFGHKAAFYHGTMDPLQRSYVQKQWSKDEINIICATVAFGMGINKPDVRFVIHHSLPKSIEGYHQECGRAGRDGLRSSCVLYYNYSDYIRVKHMLTQGMIEQSPLASASRRNSFVSNDRVFETNIENLSRMVSYCENETDCRRLLQLIHFGEKFNPDNCKRTCDNCSKLLTWVEKDVTDIAKQMVELVISTGKQYSTSHVLEVYRGSLSQNVKKHRHDNLGLHGAGKHLPKGEASRVIRHLVVEDILVEDVRKSDIYGSISSVLKVNESKVQRLLSGKQRIILRFPAPAKASKMNKPEGTPAKGSLPMNTMTYDMGAQSTNEIDLNLSVKLYAALRMLRTALVKEAGEGVMTYHIFGNATLQQISKIIPRTKEELLEITGIGKAKVHKYGDRVLETIETTIREYRKTSRNSSSSSNDNADGTKKRRGSAGSEPGANDDDFAESTVQSKKRVAKLVNSQNGPADTTSMSAYNGRCIDIDLDGYEMESEDSVPPTRQGPPGRVLPQWLTPANQINSRIGGLFKEYAFKK